A stretch of Bradyrhizobium sp. CCBAU 53338 DNA encodes these proteins:
- a CDS encoding Gfo/Idh/MocA family protein, with product MKVIVVGYGIQGHKRFKVAGEDAVGIVDPVAPEANWRRLEDVPIDRFDAAIVCTPDSPKIELLRHLLERGKHVLVEKPLFAANGDDFRALEALARRTGALCVTAYNHRFEPHFVRMRDLLQSGRLGSVYRCRMFYGNGTARLVRNSAWRDTGDGVLGDLGSHLLDTVRFWFGDVADGFRIVSAERFENRAPDHVVIAAEGRPQIELEMTLLSWRNYFTCDVFAEHGSAHIESLCKWGPSSFIHRTRVLPSGRPPEESQILVQDDPTWALEYAHFKQLCEARTETDLSNDIWLHRALTRLGREIQAGNAA from the coding sequence ATGAAAGTCATCGTTGTCGGGTACGGGATTCAGGGCCACAAGCGCTTCAAGGTGGCGGGCGAGGACGCGGTCGGGATCGTCGATCCGGTTGCGCCGGAGGCCAATTGGCGCCGCCTCGAAGACGTCCCCATCGACCGCTTCGATGCGGCCATCGTCTGCACACCTGATTCCCCCAAAATCGAGCTGCTGCGCCATCTGCTCGAGCGCGGCAAGCACGTGCTGGTGGAGAAGCCGCTGTTTGCCGCAAACGGCGACGATTTTCGCGCGCTCGAAGCGCTCGCCCGCCGGACCGGTGCGCTGTGCGTCACCGCCTACAATCACCGCTTCGAGCCGCATTTCGTGCGGATGCGCGATCTGCTGCAATCCGGCCGGCTCGGCTCGGTCTATCGCTGCCGCATGTTCTACGGCAACGGCACCGCGCGCCTGGTGCGCAACTCGGCCTGGCGCGACACCGGCGACGGCGTGCTCGGCGATCTCGGCTCGCATCTGCTCGACACTGTACGCTTCTGGTTCGGCGACGTCGCCGACGGCTTTCGCATCGTCTCGGCTGAACGGTTCGAGAACCGCGCGCCGGATCACGTGGTGATCGCCGCCGAGGGGCGCCCGCAGATCGAGCTCGAAATGACGCTGCTGTCCTGGCGCAACTATTTCACCTGTGACGTCTTCGCCGAGCATGGCTCCGCGCATATCGAATCGCTGTGCAAATGGGGTCCGAGCAGTTTTATTCACCGCACCCGCGTGCTGCCGAGTGGCCGGCCGCCGGAGGAGAGCCAGATCCTGGTGCAGGACGATCCAACCTGGGCACTGGAATATGCGCATTTCAAGCAGCTCTGCGAGGCACGCACGGAAACCGATCTCTCGAATGACATCTGGCTGCATCGCGCGCTAACTCGGCTCGGCCGCGAGATTCAGGCGGGGAACGCTGCATGA
- a CDS encoding PfkB family carbohydrate kinase, whose product MMDDATHRMVSHKLKSAAEIAALIGRRPRVRKVIMCHGTFDVVHPGHVRHLLYAKSKGDILIASLTADAHILKANFRPFVPQELRAFNLAALEAVDYVMIDPKPTPIDNIRLIEPDIFAKGYEYTAAGLHPRTAEEKEAVEAYGGELIFTPGDIVFSSSHIIETAPPSIATEKLLTLLYAEHLDFDSLRGVLDRFHDLRVHVIGDTIVDTYTRCAVIGGGTKTPTMSVRFEEKQDFVGGAGIVAKHLASAGTQVTFSTVLGDDATAEFVKQDLGATNIDFHAVVDPNRPTTNKDVIVAAGHHLLKVDRVDNSPIPERIRRTLIDRIASVPADIVVFTDFRHGIFNRETIPHLVKAIPKTAFRVADSQVASRWGNILEFQGFDLITPNEREARFALGDQDSVVRPLGTELYRQAHCKTLLLKLGPRGLMAFRGEPKSDEDVRSFFAVDSFADNVVDAVGSGDALLAYAAPAMYLTGNAVIAAVLGSLSAAVACEHQGNVPTAPNDILDKIDRLERQAQYR is encoded by the coding sequence ATGATGGACGATGCGACGCATCGCATGGTGAGCCACAAGCTGAAGAGCGCGGCCGAGATCGCCGCGCTGATCGGCCGCCGTCCGCGCGTCCGCAAAGTCATCATGTGCCACGGCACGTTCGACGTCGTCCATCCCGGCCATGTCCGCCACCTGCTCTACGCCAAGAGCAAGGGCGACATCCTGATCGCGAGCCTGACGGCGGACGCGCATATCCTGAAGGCGAATTTCCGCCCCTTCGTGCCGCAGGAGCTCCGCGCCTTCAACCTCGCCGCGCTCGAAGCGGTCGACTACGTGATGATCGATCCGAAGCCGACGCCGATCGACAACATCCGCCTGATCGAGCCCGACATCTTCGCCAAGGGTTACGAATACACCGCGGCCGGGCTGCATCCGCGCACCGCCGAGGAGAAGGAGGCGGTCGAGGCCTATGGCGGCGAGCTGATCTTCACGCCAGGCGATATCGTGTTCTCGTCCTCGCACATCATCGAGACGGCGCCGCCCTCGATCGCGACCGAGAAGCTGCTGACGCTGCTCTATGCCGAGCATCTCGATTTCGACAGCCTGCGCGGCGTGCTCGACCGCTTCCACGATCTGCGCGTCCACGTGATCGGCGACACCATCGTCGACACCTATACGCGCTGCGCCGTGATCGGCGGCGGCACCAAGACGCCGACCATGAGCGTGCGCTTCGAGGAGAAGCAGGATTTCGTCGGCGGCGCCGGCATCGTCGCCAAGCATCTCGCCAGCGCCGGCACGCAAGTGACCTTCTCTACCGTGCTCGGCGATGACGCAACCGCGGAGTTCGTCAAGCAGGACCTCGGGGCCACCAACATCGATTTCCATGCAGTCGTCGACCCGAACCGGCCGACGACCAACAAGGACGTCATCGTCGCGGCCGGCCACCACCTGCTCAAGGTCGACCGCGTCGACAACAGCCCGATCCCCGAGCGCATTCGCCGCACGCTGATCGATCGCATCGCGTCGGTGCCGGCCGACATCGTCGTGTTCACGGATTTCCGCCACGGCATCTTCAACCGCGAGACCATTCCGCATCTGGTCAAGGCGATTCCGAAGACCGCCTTCCGGGTCGCCGACTCGCAGGTCGCGAGCCGCTGGGGCAACATCCTCGAATTCCAGGGGTTCGACCTGATCACGCCGAACGAGCGCGAGGCGCGGTTCGCGCTCGGCGACCAGGACTCGGTGGTGCGCCCGCTCGGCACCGAGCTGTACCGCCAGGCGCACTGCAAGACGCTGCTGCTCAAGCTGGGTCCGCGCGGCCTGATGGCCTTCCGCGGCGAGCCCAAGAGCGACGAGGACGTCCGCTCCTTCTTCGCCGTCGACAGCTTCGCCGACAACGTCGTCGATGCGGTCGGCTCCGGCGACGCGCTGCTCGCCTATGCCGCACCCGCGATGTACCTCACCGGCAACGCCGTGATCGCCGCCGTGCTCGGCTCGCTCTCGGCCGCAGTTGCCTGCGAGCACCAGGGCAACGTCCCGACCGCCCCGAACGACATCCTCGACAAGATCGACCGTCTTGAGCGGCAGGCGCAGTACCGCTGA
- a CDS encoding NAD-dependent epimerase/dehydratase family protein, protein MSVRPTALVTGGAGFIGSHMVELLLARGYRVRVIDNLIGGREANLAAHAGNTDLAFERGDIRDAQPGGALFRDVVSVFHFAGIGDIVPSIESPLDYMSVNVQGTAQVLECARQAQVRKFVYAASSSCYGLAATPTREDHPISPRYPYALSKYQGEQAVLHWHTVYKLPVNVIRIFNAYGTRSRTSGAYGAVFGVFLRQKLAGKPFTVVGDGTQTRDFVYASDVAEAFLRAGETGLTGEIWNLGAGNPQSVNRLVALLGGPVIHIPKRPGEPDSTFADIAKIRRELGWEPEVSFEEGVRRILAEIDYWRDAPLWNPDSIAAATSAWFNALATKGAPA, encoded by the coding sequence ATGAGTGTGCGTCCGACTGCACTGGTGACAGGTGGCGCCGGCTTCATCGGCAGTCACATGGTCGAGCTGTTGCTGGCGCGTGGCTACCGGGTGCGCGTGATCGACAATCTCATCGGCGGTCGCGAGGCCAACCTCGCCGCGCATGCCGGCAATACCGATCTCGCCTTCGAGCGCGGCGACATCCGTGATGCACAACCGGGCGGCGCGCTGTTTCGCGATGTTGTCAGCGTGTTTCACTTCGCCGGCATCGGCGACATCGTGCCGTCGATCGAGTCCCCGCTCGACTACATGTCGGTGAATGTGCAGGGCACCGCGCAGGTGCTGGAATGCGCACGCCAGGCCCAGGTGCGCAAGTTCGTCTATGCCGCATCGTCCTCCTGCTATGGATTGGCGGCGACGCCGACCCGCGAGGACCATCCGATCTCGCCGCGCTATCCGTACGCACTGAGCAAATACCAGGGTGAGCAGGCGGTGCTGCACTGGCACACCGTGTACAAGCTGCCGGTCAACGTCATCCGCATCTTCAACGCCTATGGCACGCGCTCGCGTACCTCGGGCGCCTATGGCGCGGTGTTCGGCGTATTCTTGCGGCAGAAGCTCGCCGGCAAGCCTTTCACCGTGGTCGGCGACGGCACCCAGACGCGTGACTTCGTCTATGCCAGCGACGTCGCCGAGGCGTTCCTGCGCGCCGGCGAGACCGGGCTGACGGGTGAGATCTGGAACCTTGGCGCCGGCAATCCGCAATCGGTCAACCGTCTGGTCGCCCTGCTCGGCGGCCCCGTGATCCATATCCCCAAGCGCCCGGGCGAACCTGATAGCACCTTCGCCGACATTGCAAAGATCCGCCGCGAGCTCGGCTGGGAGCCAGAGGTGAGCTTCGAGGAAGGCGTCCGCCGTATCCTCGCTGAGATCGACTATTGGCGCGATGCGCCGCTGTGGAACCCTGATAGCATTGCCGCCGCGACCTCGGCGTGGTTCAACGCCCTGGCGACCAAGGGAGCGCCGGCATGA
- a CDS encoding NAD(P)-dependent oxidoreductase: MLKNVLVTGGAGYVGHVLVPRLLADGYNVTVYDLLFFGSRLPNHPNLRVEQGDIRDTTKLATYLKGQDAVLHLACISNDASFELDENLSKTINYDCFEPLVVAARKAGVKRFVYCSTSSVYGVSDAPDVTEEHPLVPLTLYNKFKGMCEPLLWKHKADDFTCVTVRPATICGYSPRTRLDLSVNILTNHAVNKGVITVFGGKQMRPNLHIEDMVDAYRLMLTAPHDKIHGETFNIGFENHSIADLASMVKSVVETNGRRDIGIVTTPSDDNRSYHVNSDKIRRVLGYAPARSIEDAMRDLARAFVNHLLPNSFDDDWYYNVRTMKKLGAR, translated from the coding sequence ATGCTCAAGAACGTCCTCGTCACCGGCGGCGCCGGATATGTCGGCCATGTCCTGGTCCCGCGCCTGCTCGCCGACGGCTACAACGTCACCGTCTACGACCTCCTGTTCTTCGGCTCGCGGCTGCCGAACCATCCGAACCTGCGCGTCGAGCAGGGCGACATCCGAGACACCACCAAGCTCGCTACGTATCTCAAGGGCCAGGATGCCGTGTTGCATCTCGCCTGCATCTCCAACGATGCCAGCTTCGAGCTCGACGAGAACCTCTCCAAGACCATCAACTACGATTGCTTCGAGCCGCTGGTGGTCGCGGCGCGCAAGGCCGGCGTGAAGCGCTTCGTCTATTGCTCGACCAGCTCGGTCTATGGTGTCAGCGACGCCCCCGACGTGACCGAAGAACACCCCCTGGTGCCGCTGACGCTCTACAACAAGTTCAAGGGCATGTGCGAGCCGCTGCTGTGGAAGCACAAGGCCGATGATTTCACCTGCGTGACGGTGCGCCCGGCGACGATCTGCGGCTACAGCCCGCGAACCCGGCTCGATCTCTCCGTCAACATCCTGACCAACCACGCCGTGAACAAGGGCGTCATCACCGTGTTCGGCGGCAAGCAGATGCGGCCCAACCTGCATATCGAGGACATGGTCGACGCTTACAGGCTGATGCTGACCGCGCCGCACGACAAGATCCACGGCGAGACCTTCAATATCGGCTTCGAGAACCACTCGATCGCCGATCTTGCCAGCATGGTGAAATCCGTCGTCGAGACGAACGGCCGCCGCGACATCGGCATCGTCACCACGCCGTCGGACGACAACCGCTCCTACCACGTCAATTCCGACAAGATCCGCCGCGTGCTCGGCTACGCGCCGGCACGGTCGATCGAGGACGCGATGCGCGACCTCGCCCGCGCCTTCGTCAATCACCTCCTACCGAACAGCTTTGACGACGACTGGTATTACAACGTCCGCACAATGAAGAAGCTCGGGGCCCGATGA
- a CDS encoding transaldolase: MNAPSIDALNIEIFGDGADLATIQRTSLDPRIKGFTTNPSLMRAAGVGDYRTFGCAALQMVRDRPICFEVLGDDLATITHEAREIASWGPNVYVKLPVTTTRGEFCGPAIAELAREGVKVNVTAILTLSQVERVRDVLDADTPAIVSVFAGRIADTGRDPVAMMSEALDILSDRPAAQLLWASPRELLNLFQADAIGCHIITLSADLLKKFDLVGKDLDIYSRETVAMFRNDALAAGYELSPRKPARKRVVGRIDR; the protein is encoded by the coding sequence ATGAACGCACCGAGCATCGACGCGCTCAATATCGAGATATTCGGCGACGGCGCGGATCTCGCAACGATCCAGCGCACGTCGCTCGATCCGCGGATCAAGGGTTTCACCACAAACCCTTCGCTGATGCGTGCGGCAGGCGTCGGCGACTACCGCACCTTCGGCTGCGCGGCATTGCAGATGGTGCGCGACCGGCCGATCTGCTTCGAGGTGCTGGGCGACGACCTCGCCACCATCACCCACGAAGCCCGCGAGATCGCCTCGTGGGGACCGAATGTCTATGTGAAGCTTCCGGTGACGACCACCCGCGGCGAATTCTGCGGCCCTGCCATCGCCGAGCTCGCACGCGAAGGCGTGAAGGTCAATGTCACTGCCATTCTCACGCTGAGCCAGGTCGAGCGCGTCCGCGACGTGCTCGATGCCGACACGCCGGCGATCGTCTCGGTGTTCGCCGGCCGCATCGCCGACACCGGACGCGATCCCGTCGCGATGATGTCGGAGGCGCTGGACATCCTGTCGGACCGCCCGGCCGCGCAACTGCTCTGGGCAAGCCCGCGCGAGTTGCTCAATCTGTTCCAGGCCGACGCCATCGGCTGCCACATCATCACGCTCTCCGCCGACCTCCTCAAGAAATTCGACCTGGTCGGCAAGGATCTCGACATCTATTCGCGCGAGACCGTCGCGATGTTCCGCAATGACGCGCTGGCAGCCGGCTACGAGCTGTCGCCGCGCAAGCCGGCCCGAAAGCGCGTGGTCGGTCGTATCGATCGTTAA
- a CDS encoding SIS domain-containing protein, translated as MEHVAQYLREVRDIAQALPAGEIEALCDELVALRERGGRLFILGVGGSAANASHAVNDFRKLCGIEAYAPTDNVSELSARTNDEGWPSVFVEWLRISRIGSRDAILVLSVGGGNLERNVSPNIVSAVKAAKASEARVLGIVGRDGGYAKQAGDVVVVIPTAAEQRVTPHAEAFQAVVWHCLVSHPKLQRSATKW; from the coding sequence GTGGAACACGTCGCCCAATACCTGCGGGAGGTCCGCGATATCGCGCAGGCCCTGCCGGCAGGCGAGATCGAGGCGCTCTGCGACGAGCTCGTGGCTTTGCGCGAGCGCGGCGGCCGGCTGTTCATCCTCGGCGTCGGCGGCAGTGCGGCGAATGCGAGCCACGCCGTCAACGACTTCCGCAAGCTGTGCGGCATCGAGGCCTACGCACCGACCGACAACGTCTCGGAACTCTCCGCCCGCACCAATGACGAGGGCTGGCCGAGCGTGTTCGTGGAATGGCTGCGGATCAGCCGCATCGGATCTCGCGACGCTATCCTGGTTCTCTCGGTCGGCGGCGGGAATCTCGAACGCAATGTCAGCCCCAACATCGTCTCTGCAGTGAAGGCGGCGAAGGCGAGCGAGGCGCGCGTGCTCGGCATCGTCGGACGGGACGGCGGCTATGCAAAGCAGGCCGGTGACGTCGTCGTCGTGATTCCCACTGCGGCAGAGCAACGTGTCACGCCGCATGCCGAAGCGTTCCAGGCGGTAGTTTGGCATTGCCTGGTCTCGCATCCGAAGCTGCAGCGCAGCGCCACCAAATGGTGA
- a CDS encoding TylF/MycF/NovP-related O-methyltransferase has product MSSDRADDFPAGSATGIRTLAREPWVEIADGAALATWSAEDEIRYNQQNRQSQKLKFFRQVFDFLKENEIAGDYHEYGCHRARTFRMALTEARRKNLHDMAFWAFDSFAGLPAPETETSVGKWTQGALATSEQEFLRLIGEHGIYTDKVHTVKGLYGVSLTPALKRQFASSGRKIALANIDCDLYESAVPVFDFIEPLLQAGSVLYIDDLFVGNRGNPDTGLAKAFVEYRQRSRWRFVRHLDIGWWGRSYIASDAESDLI; this is encoded by the coding sequence ATGAGCAGCGATCGTGCCGACGATTTTCCCGCAGGTTCTGCGACCGGGATCAGGACGCTCGCTCGCGAGCCATGGGTCGAGATCGCCGACGGTGCCGCACTTGCGACTTGGTCGGCGGAGGACGAAATCCGCTACAACCAGCAAAACCGGCAGAGCCAGAAACTGAAATTCTTCCGCCAGGTGTTCGATTTCCTGAAGGAGAACGAGATCGCGGGCGACTATCACGAATATGGCTGTCACCGCGCACGCACCTTCCGCATGGCCCTGACGGAGGCGCGGCGCAAGAATCTCCACGACATGGCGTTCTGGGCGTTCGACAGCTTTGCCGGCCTGCCTGCGCCGGAAACCGAGACCAGCGTCGGCAAATGGACGCAAGGCGCGCTCGCGACCTCCGAACAGGAGTTTCTGCGCCTGATCGGCGAGCACGGCATCTACACGGACAAGGTGCACACGGTGAAAGGCCTCTACGGCGTTTCACTTACGCCTGCGCTGAAGCGGCAATTCGCCAGCAGCGGGCGCAAGATTGCGCTCGCGAACATCGACTGCGACCTGTATGAATCCGCTGTCCCCGTGTTCGACTTCATCGAGCCGCTGCTTCAGGCCGGGTCCGTGCTCTACATCGACGACCTCTTCGTCGGCAATCGCGGCAATCCCGATACAGGTCTGGCGAAAGCCTTTGTCGAATACCGCCAGCGCTCACGCTGGCGCTTCGTGCGCCATCTCGACATCGGCTGGTGGGGGCGGTCCTACATCGCATCCGACGCCGAGTCGGATCTGATCTGA